One part of the Clostridium thermosuccinogenes genome encodes these proteins:
- a CDS encoding carbohydrate ABC transporter permease has product MGIKTASALRVISRRRIRRPNRSLEVDILMTMVLGAFGLFSAWPLIYVINNAFKPLNEIFLFPPRLFVQNPTFNNFKDLFTIIGNSWIPFSRYIFNTVFITTAGTLGTVFVGSMAAFPLAKYKFPGSKVMSSLIVYSLMFSSSVTAIPNYIIMSKLGMIDSYWAVIIPAIGSTLGLYLMKNNIVQIPDSLLEASKMDGASEFKIYFSIIMPLSKPAWITLIVLSFQSLWGTTGGTFIYAEKLKPVSYTLSQIVSAGVARTGVASAVSLIMLVVPVTVFIISQSNVIETMATSGMK; this is encoded by the coding sequence GTGGGAATTAAAACGGCAAGCGCATTAAGGGTTATTTCAAGGAGAAGAATCCGAAGGCCTAACCGGAGTCTCGAGGTTGACATACTCATGACCATGGTTTTAGGAGCTTTCGGTCTATTCAGCGCATGGCCGCTGATATATGTTATAAACAATGCTTTTAAGCCTCTGAATGAAATATTCCTGTTTCCACCAAGGCTTTTTGTTCAGAATCCGACCTTCAACAACTTCAAGGACCTGTTCACCATAATCGGCAACTCCTGGATTCCTTTTTCACGGTACATATTCAATACCGTATTTATAACAACAGCAGGTACGTTGGGGACAGTTTTCGTAGGCTCGATGGCTGCATTCCCGCTGGCCAAGTATAAGTTTCCAGGCTCAAAGGTGATGTCAAGCCTTATAGTATATTCGTTGATGTTCAGCAGTTCGGTTACTGCAATACCCAACTATATAATCATGTCGAAGCTCGGAATGATTGACAGCTACTGGGCGGTCATAATACCTGCCATAGGTTCCACGCTGGGTTTATACCTGATGAAAAACAATATAGTTCAAATTCCGGATTCCCTTTTGGAGGCATCCAAAATGGACGGAGCCAGTGAATTCAAAATATATTTCAGCATAATCATGCCCCTTTCAAAGCCTGCCTGGATAACCCTGATAGTGTTGTCGTTCCAGTCATTGTGGGGTACAACAGGAGGTACGTTTATATACGCGGAAAAATTGAAGCCGGTAAGTTATACATTGTCCCAGATAGTGAGTGCAGGTGTAGCCAGAACAGGGGTAGCATCTGCTGTCTCATTGATAATGCTTGTTGTTCCGGTAACCGTGTTCATTATATCTCAAAGCAATGTTATAGAAACTATGGCCACATCGGGAATGAAATGA
- a CDS encoding glycoside hydrolase family 30 protein, with product MGAKITLDYDMTYQTVEGFGASGCWWAQDVGGWENIGEIMEYLYDDEKGIGLDIYRYNIGAGGPSKVSDEWRRTQTVEVSPGVYDLGRDKNAINAMKEAVKHGADTVVLFANSPPARLTKSGFTSGEETGKSNLPRENEAEFAKYLVDITELILKEGIPVKYLSPINEPQWEWKSGQEGCHYEPEEVISLSREVVLELERRKLPVKISINESGKWYDEKYTLTMYKRIMDDEVLSKAIDHYAVHSYWTSETDKKKAALYFSKIENMLPLHQTEWCEMVNGRSMGMDAALVMAKTIHEDMTILSVSSWSHWLAVSRYDYRDGLVYVDIPTRKFKMAKRGWSLGNYAKFIEKGYIRIEASIEDENVLVSAYASPKGDKTVVVAINPMDQSKSVVLAGVRGRKISIYETSDNHDCDFVAKIMPDEVYEIPACSVVTFVAEK from the coding sequence TTGGGAGCGAAAATAACACTGGATTATGACATGACTTACCAGACGGTGGAAGGTTTTGGCGCATCAGGCTGCTGGTGGGCGCAGGACGTAGGTGGATGGGAAAACATTGGTGAAATAATGGAATATCTGTATGACGATGAAAAGGGCATAGGGCTGGATATATACAGGTATAACATTGGTGCCGGGGGACCATCGAAAGTGTCCGACGAGTGGAGACGCACACAAACTGTTGAAGTGTCCCCGGGAGTTTATGACTTAGGCAGGGACAAAAATGCGATAAACGCGATGAAAGAAGCGGTCAAGCATGGAGCTGACACGGTGGTTTTGTTTGCCAACAGCCCTCCGGCAAGGCTGACCAAATCAGGGTTCACCTCCGGCGAAGAGACGGGCAAGTCGAATCTGCCAAGGGAGAATGAAGCTGAATTTGCAAAATACCTTGTAGACATTACAGAGCTAATCCTGAAAGAAGGCATTCCGGTAAAATACCTGAGCCCAATAAATGAGCCCCAGTGGGAATGGAAATCCGGACAGGAGGGATGCCATTATGAACCTGAGGAAGTAATCAGCTTGTCCCGGGAAGTTGTCCTGGAGCTGGAAAGAAGAAAGCTGCCGGTAAAGATATCAATTAACGAGTCGGGCAAATGGTATGATGAAAAGTACACATTGACCATGTATAAAAGAATAATGGATGATGAAGTTCTGTCAAAAGCAATTGACCATTATGCGGTACACTCCTATTGGACAAGTGAAACGGACAAAAAAAAGGCTGCACTTTATTTTTCCAAAATCGAAAACATGCTTCCGCTTCACCAAACAGAATGGTGTGAAATGGTCAACGGAAGAAGCATGGGAATGGATGCGGCCCTGGTAATGGCAAAAACAATACATGAAGATATGACAATACTCTCTGTCTCATCCTGGTCTCATTGGCTGGCAGTATCCCGTTACGACTATCGGGACGGACTTGTGTACGTTGACATTCCTACCCGTAAATTTAAGATGGCAAAGCGTGGCTGGAGCCTTGGAAATTACGCCAAGTTTATTGAAAAAGGATACATTAGAATAGAAGCTTCCATTGAGGATGAAAACGTATTGGTATCTGCCTATGCAAGTCCAAAAGGAGATAAAACCGTCGTTGTCGCCATAAATCCTATGGACCAATCAAAGTCTGTTGTTCTTGCAGGGGTAAGAGGAAGAAAGATTAGCATTTATGAAACGTCAGACAATCATGACTGTGATTTTGTCGCTAAAATAATGCCCGATGAAGTATATGAGATTCCGGCATGTTCGGTCGTCACTTTTGTTGCTGAAAAATAA
- a CDS encoding IS701 family transposase, protein MPEIIIEQNKNIINYINMLKLPYSEAIQNHMVLMVSGIITTEGSKNVSRIYSKHTCNRDRSCGSRFLGEYKWSNDYVDHKRINHSLNVVRNSVNEDTVGFLIIDDSLSKKDKSTKKIEGLDFHHSHSDGKPMWSHCIVTSHYKISDYSLPQNFKLYLRKQFFGNKAKKHFKNKQELAMQLIDEFIPVTETTYLLLDAWYTSGKVMLHALRKGYHTIGRIKSNRVIYPGGIKTSVREFSTFISKDETSPVTAGDNTYYVYRYEGKINDLENAVILFCWSKPDLSDKPAFILSTDVSLTTSEILIYYQNRWDIEVSYRYQKNSLGFDEYQVESLTSIKRFWSMVFMAYTFLELFRVSNKKSLKLDTLGDTIGYFRKQYLVSIAKFAYTCAVKGVTVDAVITKLGIAA, encoded by the coding sequence ATGCCTGAGATAATAATAGAACAAAACAAAAATATAATCAATTATATAAATATGCTAAAATTACCTTATTCTGAAGCCATACAAAATCATATGGTTCTTATGGTCTCAGGCATTATTACCACCGAGGGAAGCAAAAATGTTTCCAGGATCTATTCAAAGCATACCTGTAACCGGGATAGAAGCTGTGGTTCAAGATTCCTCGGAGAGTATAAATGGAGTAACGATTATGTGGACCACAAGAGAATTAACCATTCTCTAAATGTTGTCCGTAATAGCGTGAATGAAGATACTGTAGGCTTTCTCATCATAGACGACTCTTTGAGTAAAAAAGATAAGTCTACCAAAAAGATTGAGGGCCTTGATTTCCATCATTCACACAGTGACGGAAAACCCATGTGGTCACATTGCATAGTTACTTCCCATTATAAGATTTCTGATTATTCATTACCACAAAACTTCAAGCTCTATCTTAGAAAGCAGTTCTTTGGCAATAAAGCAAAGAAGCATTTTAAGAATAAACAAGAGCTTGCAATGCAGCTTATTGATGAATTTATACCGGTTACAGAAACAACGTACTTGTTGTTGGATGCCTGGTATACATCGGGTAAAGTGATGCTCCATGCCTTAAGAAAAGGATATCACACCATTGGAAGAATAAAATCCAATAGAGTGATTTACCCTGGAGGCATTAAAACAAGTGTCAGAGAATTTTCAACCTTTATCAGTAAGGACGAAACCAGCCCAGTTACAGCAGGTGACAATACTTACTATGTTTATAGGTATGAGGGTAAAATCAATGACCTTGAAAATGCCGTTATTCTGTTTTGTTGGAGCAAACCCGATTTATCCGATAAACCAGCATTTATACTAAGTACGGATGTTAGCCTTACCACCTCCGAAATCCTTATATATTACCAGAACCGCTGGGATATTGAGGTAAGTTACCGGTATCAAAAAAACTCACTTGGGTTTGATGAATACCAGGTAGAATCCTTAACTTCAATAAAGCGCTTCTGGAGCATGGTCTTTATGGCCTACACTTTCCTGGAGCTTTTCAGGGTTTCAAACAAGAAATCCTTAAAGCTTGATACTTTAGGAGATACCATAGGGTATTTCCGCAAACAATACTTGGTTTCAATTGCCAAGTTTGCATATACTTGTGCAGTAAAAGGGGTAACCGTCGATGCTGTTATTACCAAATTAGGGATAGCCGCATAA
- a CDS encoding extracellular solute-binding protein, producing the protein MKKALAGFLVFLLLSNLFLPAGNIGSCPVLAEGFAGETEQNGEFYESSYYEYLVRNGYDNEISRSEITIDITRYKKTDDMQAILDDDGISTGDRGIIEWEFTVKDAGFYNIQVSYLPLKGTNLSIERKIYIDGEILFKGMEQVVLSRIWKNSEDGRIISKNRNEIRPVAVEEPEWRTVFICDSQKRSLEPYVFYFSEGKHTIAFESIKEPVKIGEIVLKAAPEPKPYEEVIGCLKEKYPEYEGENIVCQAERVDGNTVGIKKSSPSIGVSTDYSSPNTVPYHPYKIVFNTMGGNNWRTAGDFIIWEVEVPEEGLYQLSFRGRQNINRGVKSYRELRINGEVPFKEAQKIGFEFSGEFKNYVCGDEKGHYLFYLKKGRNTISLEVVLGDFGRPLTVVEQCLFELNEIYRKTVQITGLVPDRFIDYEIDKKIPEFKEKLKDISVRLKEVVEELVRISGEKGEKTAIIEKMAVQAEELAQKPENVINELTTFKGNISALGTWIISISEMPLEIDSFTLSKAGAKLPKAEPNAFVKFYYELVRFFSTFFVDDAKLTTDAKISRDAVKVWISSGRDQAQIIRNLIDDSYTPYSDIPINLELIPNDVILPATLAGNGPDVVLNIPQSTVINFAVRNALTDLTRFEDFSQQSARFYSSALKPVTHQDGIYGLPEQQWFMMMFYRNDILGELGLEPPKTWDEMKKIIPVLHMNNYDVYIPGASIFTSLVYQYGGDVYQGVGKDYGIASGLIGEDAMLAFHQLTEFFTSYKLPVTADFSNRFRTGEMPIGIAPYTTYNQLEIFAPEIRGLWSFAPVPGIADADGNINNTVVSDTTQCIMMSSARNKQNAWDFMKWWLSDDTQMRYANTLEAVMGTSARYATANKDLIMRLPWPRKHAEQLMQQLEATEGVPEVPGGYMTGRMIDYAFKAVVTNGQNPREALYLNIKAIDKELSKKRREFNLSYLE; encoded by the coding sequence ATGAAAAAAGCTCTTGCAGGTTTTCTAGTGTTCCTTTTGCTGTCAAACCTTTTCCTGCCGGCAGGAAATATCGGTTCATGCCCTGTATTGGCCGAAGGTTTCGCAGGGGAAACCGAACAAAATGGGGAGTTTTACGAATCGTCCTACTACGAATATCTTGTTCGTAATGGTTACGATAATGAGATTTCCCGGTCAGAAATCACAATTGACATCACCCGGTATAAAAAAACTGATGATATGCAAGCCATTTTGGATGACGATGGCATAAGTACGGGCGATCGCGGAATTATTGAGTGGGAGTTTACCGTCAAGGATGCCGGGTTTTACAACATACAGGTTTCATATCTTCCTTTGAAGGGAACAAACTTAAGCATTGAACGGAAAATATACATAGATGGTGAAATACTGTTTAAAGGCATGGAACAGGTCGTGCTGAGCAGGATATGGAAAAACAGTGAAGACGGCAGGATAATATCCAAAAACCGAAATGAGATACGCCCTGTAGCTGTAGAAGAGCCTGAATGGAGGACAGTATTTATATGCGATTCCCAAAAGAGAAGCCTTGAACCATATGTGTTTTATTTTTCAGAGGGAAAGCATACCATTGCCTTTGAGTCGATAAAGGAGCCGGTCAAGATCGGAGAAATAGTTTTAAAGGCTGCACCGGAACCGAAGCCTTATGAAGAGGTAATCGGTTGTTTAAAGGAAAAGTATCCGGAGTATGAAGGTGAAAACATAGTATGCCAGGCGGAGCGCGTTGACGGAAACACAGTGGGTATAAAGAAATCTTCCCCATCCATAGGTGTGTCAACAGACTATAGCAGCCCTAACACTGTTCCATACCATCCTTACAAGATAGTATTCAATACCATGGGAGGCAATAACTGGCGCACTGCAGGCGATTTTATTATTTGGGAAGTGGAAGTACCGGAAGAAGGGTTATACCAACTGTCGTTCCGGGGACGGCAAAATATCAACAGGGGTGTCAAGTCATACCGGGAGCTACGTATAAATGGGGAAGTGCCTTTCAAAGAAGCGCAAAAAATCGGTTTTGAATTCAGCGGGGAATTTAAAAATTATGTTTGCGGAGATGAAAAAGGACATTACCTATTTTATCTTAAAAAGGGCAGAAATACCATAAGCCTTGAGGTTGTACTCGGAGATTTTGGAAGACCTCTTACTGTTGTAGAGCAGTGCTTATTTGAATTAAATGAGATTTACAGGAAAACTGTTCAAATAACAGGTCTGGTACCCGATAGGTTCATAGACTATGAAATAGACAAAAAGATACCGGAATTTAAAGAAAAGCTCAAAGATATCAGCGTCCGGCTTAAAGAAGTGGTGGAAGAGCTGGTAAGGATATCGGGAGAAAAAGGAGAAAAGACCGCAATCATAGAAAAAATGGCGGTACAGGCGGAAGAATTGGCACAAAAGCCGGAAAACGTGATAAATGAACTGACGACGTTTAAAGGAAATATATCCGCGCTGGGCACATGGATCATATCCATTTCCGAGATGCCTTTGGAAATTGACAGCTTCACCCTGTCAAAAGCAGGAGCAAAGCTTCCGAAGGCAGAACCCAATGCTTTTGTAAAGTTTTATTATGAGCTGGTCAGATTCTTTTCAACGTTTTTTGTCGATGATGCAAAGCTTACGACGGATGCGAAAATCAGCAGGGATGCGGTAAAGGTATGGATATCATCCGGCAGGGATCAGGCACAGATAATCAGAAACCTCATAGATGACAGCTATACACCGTATTCCGACATACCGATAAATCTTGAGCTCATTCCCAATGATGTCATTCTTCCGGCTACTTTGGCAGGTAATGGTCCGGATGTAGTGCTGAATATTCCCCAGTCGACGGTCATTAATTTTGCGGTGAGGAATGCCCTGACGGACCTTACGAGATTTGAAGATTTTTCGCAGCAGAGCGCCAGGTTTTACTCCAGTGCTTTGAAACCTGTTACACATCAGGACGGGATATACGGACTTCCTGAACAGCAATGGTTCATGATGATGTTTTACAGGAACGATATTTTGGGGGAGCTGGGACTTGAGCCGCCTAAGACATGGGATGAAATGAAAAAGATAATACCGGTGCTGCATATGAATAATTATGACGTATACATACCCGGTGCATCAATTTTTACATCCCTTGTTTACCAGTATGGGGGAGATGTATATCAAGGGGTAGGAAAGGACTATGGAATAGCCAGCGGGCTTATCGGGGAAGATGCAATGCTTGCGTTCCATCAGCTTACCGAGTTTTTTACAAGCTATAAACTCCCTGTAACGGCAGATTTCTCCAACAGGTTCAGGACCGGCGAGATGCCGATAGGCATAGCTCCGTATACGACATACAACCAGTTGGAAATATTTGCTCCGGAGATAAGAGGACTATGGTCTTTTGCACCGGTCCCGGGGATTGCCGATGCGGACGGCAACATCAACAATACTGTAGTGTCCGATACAACGCAATGCATAATGATGAGTTCTGCCAGGAACAAGCAGAATGCATGGGACTTCATGAAATGGTGGCTGAGCGATGATACCCAGATGAGATATGCCAATACCCTGGAAGCAGTAATGGGAACCAGCGCGCGGTACGCTACCGCCAACAAAGATTTGATCATGAGGCTGCCGTGGCCTCGGAAGCATGCAGAGCAGCTGATGCAGCAGCTTGAAGCTACGGAGGGTGTTCCGGAGGTACCGGGAGGATACATGACAGGCAGGATGATAGATTATGCTTTCAAGGCAGTAGTTACCAACGGTCAGAACCCGAGGGAAGCGCTGTATCTTAATATCAAGGCGATAGACAAGGAGCTTTCCAAGAAGCGTCGGGAATTTAACCTTTCATACCTTGAGTAA
- a CDS encoding carbohydrate ABC transporter permease, which translates to MLKSKKAMARNNFLKTWELHKEKYLLIAPFALIFICFTFIPIVVSIVLSFTSFNMLEMPKFTGLSNYINLIVYDEVFLIAVKNTLLFAIITGPISYIMCFGFSWLINELPPKIRAIMTLIFYAPSISGNAYLMWKLIFSSDMYGYANAWLMRLGIISEPVLWFDKKEYVMPILIIVQLWLSLGVSFLAFIAGFQNIDRTSYEAGIIDGIKNRWQELWFITLPAMKPQLMFGAVMQITQSLSVAGISMELAGFPSVEYAGHTILTHLHDYGNIRYEMGYASAIATILFLFMMLSNIIVQKLLRKVGE; encoded by the coding sequence ATGTTGAAATCAAAAAAAGCAATGGCCAGGAATAATTTTTTGAAAACATGGGAGCTTCACAAGGAGAAATACCTCCTGATAGCTCCATTTGCTTTGATTTTTATATGTTTTACATTTATTCCGATTGTAGTTTCCATCGTTTTGAGCTTTACTTCCTTCAACATGCTGGAAATGCCGAAATTCACGGGTTTGAGCAATTACATAAATCTGATCGTGTATGATGAAGTGTTTCTTATAGCAGTGAAGAATACTTTGCTTTTTGCGATCATTACAGGACCTATAAGCTATATCATGTGTTTTGGATTTTCATGGCTTATCAATGAGCTTCCACCGAAAATCAGGGCGATCATGACGCTGATTTTCTATGCCCCTTCCATATCAGGAAATGCATATTTGATGTGGAAGCTGATTTTTTCTTCAGATATGTACGGTTATGCCAACGCATGGCTCATGCGGTTGGGAATTATTTCAGAGCCGGTGCTGTGGTTTGACAAAAAAGAGTATGTTATGCCCATACTGATAATTGTACAGTTGTGGCTTAGCCTCGGCGTAAGCTTCCTCGCTTTTATTGCCGGATTTCAGAACATCGACAGGACCTCGTATGAAGCAGGCATTATAGACGGCATAAAAAACAGGTGGCAGGAATTGTGGTTTATTACGTTGCCGGCTATGAAGCCGCAGCTCATGTTCGGCGCAGTTATGCAGATAACCCAGTCTCTGTCTGTTGCAGGCATATCCATGGAACTGGCAGGTTTTCCTTCGGTGGAATATGCAGGGCATACCATACTTACCCATCTGCATGATTATGGAAATATTAGATATGAAATGGGATATGCATCCGCTATAGCGACAATACTCTTTCTCTTCATGATGCTTTCCAATATTATCGTACAGAAGCTTTTGAGAAAGGTTGGTGAATAG